The Acidimicrobiia bacterium genomic interval ATCCTCACGCTCATCCAACACGCCACCGACGACCAGGTCGCGCGTTGGGTGCCGCCCGCGCTGAACCAGGAGATCATCTGGTGTCAGCTGTTCAGCGAGCCCGACGCGGGCTCCGACGCGGCCGGCGTGAAGACGCGCGCCGTGCGCGTCGACGGCGGTTGGCGCGTGAACGGCCAGAAGGTGTGGACGAGCGGCGCGCACGTGGCGGGGTTCGGCCTCGCGACCGTGCGCACGAACCCCGACGTGCAGAAGCACGCGGGCATCACCACGATGGTGATCGACATGCACGCCGAGGGCGTCACGGTGCGGCCGCTCAAGATGCCGACGGGTCAGTCGGAGTTCAACGAGGTGTTCTTCGACGACGTGTTCATCCCCGACGACGACGTCGTCGGTCCGGTCGACGGTGGGTGGACGGTCGCGCGCGCGACGCTCGGCAACGAGAGCGTGAGCATCGGGGGCGGCCAGGGCGGCATGGCGATGCCGGGTGACGCGTTCGTTGCCGCGTTCGACGCGAATCCGTCACGGCTTCCGGGCGGCGCGCAACGGATCGGCCGCTACATCGCGAACACGCAAGCGGTCGACGTGCTGAACGTGCGCTCGGTGCTGCGCGCGGTTGCCGGCAGCGGTCCCGGACCGGAAGGCGCGATCACGAAGCTCGTCCTCTCGGAGAACGGGCACGAGGCCTCCGCGATGCTCGTCGCGCTCGGCGGCGCCGACACCGCGTTCATCGACGGCGTGCAGGCGATGACCGGCGCGATGGTGTTCATGCACCGCGCGATGTCGATCGCGGGCGGCACCTCGGAGATCAAGCGCAACCAGATCGGCGAGCGCATCCTCGGCCTGCCGCGCGACCCGCTGATCAAGTAGGCGCGTCAGCGCGCGTCGCCGGCGACCACGTCGACGATCTCCGCGATCTCGGAGTCGGTCAGGTCGACCGCCATCGGCAGGCTGACGATACGACCCCCGATGTCGTCGGTCACGGCGAGGTCGGCGACGCGGGGCAGATCCGCGAACGCCGGCGCGCGATGGAGCGGCTCGTAGTAGGAGCGGATCTCGATGCGGCCGTCGGCGCGCTCGAACATCCGGTTCCGCGCCGCGCGGTCGCGCGCGAGCAGGGAGACGAACTGCACGGTGCTGTGTTCGTGACCGAGCTGCGGCACCAGTTGCGCACCGAGTCCTTCCCGCATCCGACAGGCGCGGACGTGGCGGGCGGTGAGCTGCGCGTCGAGGTCGTCGAGCGCGGCCAGCGCGGTCGCGGCGTGCAGCTCGTCGAGCTTGGCGTTGATGCCCCGGCGCTCGATCGGATGACGGTTCGCGTCGAACCCGAAGTTCGCCAACCGTGCCATCCGCGCGACGAGCGCGTCGTCGCGGCTGAAGATGGCGCCGCCCTCGCCGATCGCGAGCGGCTTCGTCGCGTGGAACGACACCACTTCCGCGGTCCCTTGCGCGCCGATCGGAACGCCGTCCTCGGCGATCGCGCCGAAGCCCGCGGCCGAGTCGACGAGCAGCGGCACGCCCGCGGCGCGACACGCGTCCGCCCAGGCTTCGCGCACGGCCGGCGGAGGCGGTGTGCCGAACGCCGAGCACGCGACCACGAGCGCGACGTCGTCACCGCCCTCCGCGAGTGCCTGCTCGAGCGCGCGCGGCGACAGGTGCCAGTGCTCGGCATCGATGTCGACGAACACCGGTTGCAGGTCGTTCCAGATCAACGCCTGCGCGGTCGCGGGAAACGTGAACGACGGCACCAGGGCGGTCGTTCCCGCGCGCCGCACGCCGGCGACCGCGACGAGCAGTCCGAGCGTGCCGCTCGCCACCGGCAGGCACACGGCGCCGGTGCGCGCGCCCAAGCGCTCCGTCAGCAACTCGAGGCAGGGCCCGCGATTCGAGAACCAACGCCGGTCGCGCGACCGCTCGAAGTAGTGCTCGATGCGGTCGGCCGCGGGAAACGTCGGGCGTTGGAACGGCACCGGCCGCGGTTCGGTCACCGCGGGGGTCGTTCGCGCGCAGGGACGCCGACGACCGTGCTCCCCGCCGCGACGTCGTGCGTCACGACTGCGCCGGCACCGACGCGCGCGCCGTCGCCGATGCTGCGGTCCGGAAGGATCGTCGCGCCGGCGCCGATCTCGGCGGCCGCACCGACGCGCACGCGTCCGGCGAGCACCGCGCCCGGGCCGACGACCGCGCCGACGCCGAGCTCGGTGTCGTGCTCGACGATCGCGCCGGTGTTCACGAGCGCGCCCGCGCCCAAGACCGCGTCGGGGCCGATGTACGCGCGGGCGAGCACCTGCGCGCCGTCGCCGATCGTCGCGGTCGGGCTCACGATCGCGCTCGGGTGCAGGAGCGCGGGCAGCGCGAGACTCGCTCGCCGCGCGGTATCGACCGCGGCGCGCCGGCCGGCTCCGCTGCCGAACCCGATGAGCAATGCTTCGACGCCGCGGCCGCGAAGCTCCGGGAGCGCGGTCGCGGTACCGAGCACGGCGAGACCGCGGATCGTGTGGTCGTGGTGCTCGGGAACGTCGTCGATCAATCCCACGGCTTCGAGATCGGTCGTGCTCAGGAGATCGACGAGCACCTTCGCATGCCCGTCGCGCCGGGACCCGTAGATCACCACGCGCATGGCGTGAAGTTAGCGTGCAACCGGCGTGTCGCCGCGGAGGGGTTCGGGGCGCACTGGAGGACCGCATGACCGATCGATCGGATCCGCTCGTCGAACGGGTCGCCCGGCTCGAGCGCGAGGTCGGCGCGCTGCGCGCGCTGTTGGCGCGCACCTACGAGAAGGTCGAAGGCTGGCCGCGCCGTCTCGACGAGATCCGGAGTCGACCGGAGTACGAGGACGCGTTCGCGGGCTCGCCGTTGGTTTCGGTGCGCATCGGCACGTACCGCGGCGGGGAGACGCTGTGTCACCGCGCGCTCGCGTCCGTGCGGCGCCAGACGTATCCGAATTGGGAAGCCGTCGTGGTCGGCGACGGCTGCGAGGACGACACCGCGGAGCAGGTCGAAGCACTCGGCGACGATCGCATCCGCTTCTTCAACCGGCCGGTCAACGGCCCGTATCCGGAGGCGCCGGAGCTGCGCTGGATGGTGGCCGGCACGCACGCGTTCAACGACGCGGTCGCGCGCACGCGCGGCCGCTGGATCGCGCCGCTCGACCAGGACGACGAATGGGACGACGACCACGTCGCGGTGTTGCTCGCCGCCGCGCAACGCGCGCGCGCCGAAGTCGTCTACGGGCAGATGCGCGTGCTGGTGGAGGATGGGCCCGAGACGTGGTTCGGCGCGTGGCCGCCGCAACTCGGTGACTTCGGCTTCCAGGCCGCGCTGTACCACGCCGATCTCAAGGAGTTCCGCTACGACGTGAACGCCGCGCTCGTCGACGAGCCCGGCGACTGGAACCTCGCGCGGCGGATGTGGGAGGCGGGCGTTCGGTTCCACTTCGTGCCCCGCCCGGTCGGCACGTACTACCTCGGTCCCGACGGGCGGAACCGCGCGACGTGGGAGCAGCGCGCGGCCGAGCGGGGCGCGCTCCCGCAACCGCCGGCCCCGGTGCGAGCGGAGGGAGTCGAACCCTCAAAGGGGTTCTCGGCGCGACGGCCGAAAAGCGCGTCAGTGCAGGTC includes:
- a CDS encoding aminotransferase class I/II-fold pyridoxal phosphate-dependent enzyme → MTEPRPVPFQRPTFPAADRIEHYFERSRDRRWFSNRGPCLELLTERLGARTGAVCLPVASGTLGLLVAVAGVRRAGTTALVPSFTFPATAQALIWNDLQPVFVDIDAEHWHLSPRALEQALAEGGDDVALVVACSAFGTPPPPAVREAWADACRAAGVPLLVDSAAGFGAIAEDGVPIGAQGTAEVVSFHATKPLAIGEGGAIFSRDDALVARMARLANFGFDANRHPIERRGINAKLDELHAATALAALDDLDAQLTARHVRACRMREGLGAQLVPQLGHEHSTVQFVSLLARDRAARNRMFERADGRIEIRSYYEPLHRAPAFADLPRVADLAVTDDIGGRIVSLPMAVDLTDSEIAEIVDVVAGDAR
- a CDS encoding NeuD/PglB/VioB family sugar acetyltransferase; amino-acid sequence: MRVVIYGSRRDGHAKVLVDLLSTTDLEAVGLIDDVPEHHDHTIRGLAVLGTATALPELRGRGVEALLIGFGSGAGRRAAVDTARRASLALPALLHPSAIVSPTATIGDGAQVLARAYIGPDAVLGAGALVNTGAIVEHDTELGVGAVVGPGAVLAGRVRVGAAAEIGAGATILPDRSIGDGARVGAGAVVTHDVAAGSTVVGVPARERPPR
- a CDS encoding glycosyltransferase, whose protein sequence is MTDRSDPLVERVARLEREVGALRALLARTYEKVEGWPRRLDEIRSRPEYEDAFAGSPLVSVRIGTYRGGETLCHRALASVRRQTYPNWEAVVVGDGCEDDTAEQVEALGDDRIRFFNRPVNGPYPEAPELRWMVAGTHAFNDAVARTRGRWIAPLDQDDEWDDDHVAVLLAAAQRARAEVVYGQMRVLVEDGPETWFGAWPPQLGDFGFQAALYHADLKEFRYDVNAALVDEPGDWNLARRMWEAGVRFHFVPRPVGTYYLGPDGRNRATWEQRAAERGALPQPPAPVRAEGVEPSKGFSARRPKSASVQVRGCPRGSASDRE